A region from the Candidatus Binatia bacterium genome encodes:
- a CDS encoding GYD domain-containing protein produces MPKFLVQASYTAEGARGILESGGSGRRKAVEELLASVGGRLESFYFTFGGDDAILIVELPDMATASAIALAVNSSGTVKSRTTVLIPVEEVDTAAKREVHFRPPGA; encoded by the coding sequence ATGCCGAAGTTTTTGGTTCAAGCCTCGTACACCGCCGAGGGCGCGCGAGGCATACTCGAGAGCGGCGGCTCCGGACGGCGCAAGGCCGTCGAGGAGCTCCTCGCGTCGGTCGGCGGTAGGCTCGAATCGTTTTACTTCACGTTCGGCGGGGACGATGCGATCCTGATCGTCGAATTGCCCGACATGGCGACCGCTTCGGCGATCGCGTTGGCCGTGAACTCCTCGGGAACGGTCAAGAGCCGGACGACCGTGCTCATCCCGGTGGAAGAGGTCGATACGGCAGCCAAGCGTGAGGTGCACTTCCGGCCTCCGGGCGCGTAA
- a CDS encoding SpoIIE family protein phosphatase, with amino-acid sequence MTRRTREAERAHDAAENERGLRMLADAIPQIVCTADRDGRIDYFNRRWYEFTGLSKAQSLEHRGWLAAVHPEDRPPLEARLREVRSTGAALSVETRLRSQNGEYRWFLARALAQRAHDGPIVRFFATATDIDDQKRIEEREAFLLHVSDALGSTLDVRTILQKVTELCVPAFADWCQVQSLSAHGELVVEAVRHSDPALNELLEQLVGRSVVSISGASRGSQQVVRRRESRVLDHDGVLQAVMENVPDPADRAIYEAAGLGTAIIVPLVAHGRAQGTLHLVNVSPSSRRPKIAVDVAEELARRAALAIDNSRLYEREHRVASALQRAMLPVHLPSHDRLDLSYAYRPAEREARVGGDWYDAFLISKNRVGISIGDVGGHGLEAAVAMNEARQALRLSALEGAPPAQTLRRANAALMLDRERPMITAVFGVIDVARSVFRYSCAGHPPPAVSPLSGPAHYLQGGGIPLGVDFSANFPTLEVELEPYSTLLLYTDGMIEFARNIERESARLLEALTDRVQDMAPDGATVLLRHVLNGRQFDDIAVLAATILPARADHVEMRLPAAPTSAAVARRLAARYARVAKLSPERTFDLTIAVGEAAANAVEHAYRDATPGHFVLRLASREGRIYGEVQDLGTWRDASSTGERGRGLSILRAATQRFELNRSPNGTTVGFAV; translated from the coding sequence GTGACGAGAAGAACGCGAGAGGCGGAGCGAGCGCACGACGCGGCCGAGAACGAGCGCGGCCTCCGCATGCTCGCCGACGCGATTCCGCAGATCGTCTGCACCGCCGATCGCGACGGTCGCATCGACTACTTCAACCGGCGATGGTACGAGTTCACCGGCCTGAGCAAAGCGCAGAGCCTCGAGCACCGGGGCTGGCTCGCGGCCGTGCACCCGGAGGATCGGCCGCCGCTCGAGGCGCGGCTGCGCGAGGTGAGATCTACCGGCGCAGCGCTCTCCGTCGAGACGCGCCTGCGCTCTCAGAACGGCGAGTACCGCTGGTTTCTGGCCAGAGCGCTCGCGCAGCGCGCGCACGACGGGCCGATCGTGCGCTTCTTCGCGACCGCGACCGATATTGACGATCAGAAGCGCATCGAAGAGCGCGAAGCATTCCTCTTGCACGTCAGCGACGCGCTCGGCTCGACGCTCGACGTGCGGACGATCTTGCAGAAGGTGACCGAGCTCTGCGTGCCGGCCTTCGCGGATTGGTGTCAGGTGCAGTCGCTCTCCGCGCACGGCGAGCTCGTCGTCGAAGCGGTGCGCCACAGCGATCCCGCCCTCAACGAACTGCTCGAGCAGCTCGTCGGCCGGAGCGTCGTCTCGATCAGCGGCGCCTCGCGCGGTTCGCAGCAGGTCGTGCGGCGCCGCGAGAGCCGCGTGCTCGATCACGACGGCGTCTTGCAAGCGGTCATGGAGAACGTTCCGGACCCCGCCGACCGGGCGATCTATGAAGCGGCGGGACTCGGCACGGCGATCATCGTGCCGCTCGTCGCGCACGGCCGCGCGCAGGGAACGTTGCACCTCGTCAACGTCTCCCCGTCGTCCCGTCGGCCGAAGATCGCCGTTGACGTCGCCGAAGAGCTGGCGCGCCGCGCGGCGCTCGCGATCGACAACTCGCGCCTCTACGAACGGGAGCACCGCGTCGCATCGGCGCTGCAGCGCGCGATGCTGCCGGTGCATCTGCCCTCGCACGACCGGTTGGACTTGAGTTACGCGTACCGCCCCGCCGAACGCGAGGCGCGCGTCGGCGGCGACTGGTACGACGCCTTTCTAATATCGAAGAATCGCGTCGGCATCTCGATCGGCGACGTCGGCGGTCACGGGCTCGAGGCTGCGGTCGCGATGAACGAGGCGCGCCAGGCGCTGCGGCTGAGCGCGCTCGAAGGTGCGCCGCCCGCGCAGACGCTGCGCCGTGCCAACGCGGCGCTCATGCTCGACCGCGAACGCCCGATGATCACCGCGGTCTTCGGCGTCATCGACGTTGCGCGTTCGGTCTTTCGTTACTCCTGCGCCGGCCATCCGCCGCCGGCGGTCTCGCCGCTCTCGGGTCCGGCACACTATCTGCAAGGCGGCGGCATTCCGCTCGGGGTCGACTTCTCTGCGAACTTTCCGACGCTCGAGGTCGAGCTCGAGCCGTACTCCACGCTGCTGCTCTACACCGACGGAATGATCGAGTTCGCCCGCAACATCGAGCGCGAGAGCGCGCGGCTGCTCGAAGCGCTGACCGATCGCGTGCAAGACATGGCACCGGACGGCGCCACCGTTCTCCTGCGGCACGTTCTCAACGGCCGGCAGTTCGACGACATCGCGGTGCTCGCCGCGACGATCCTTCCGGCACGCGCCGATCACGTCGAGATGCGGCTCCCGGCTGCGCCGACGTCGGCTGCGGTCGCGCGCCGGCTGGCGGCTCGCTACGCGCGCGTCGCCAAACTGAGCCCCGAGCGCACGTTCGATCTGACGATTGCGGTCGGCGAAGCAGCCGCGAATGCCGTCGAGCACGCCTATCGCGACGCTACGCCGGGCCATTTCGTGCTGCGGCTCGCCTCTCGCGAAGGCAGAATCTACGGAGAGGTGCAGGATCTCGGGACGTGGCGCGACGCGAGTTCGACCGGCGAGCGCGGGCGCGGCCTCTCGATACTGCGGGCGGCAACGCAGCGCTTCGAGTTGAACCGCTCGCCAAACGGAACGACCGTCGGCTTCGCGGTGTAG
- a CDS encoding FAD-dependent oxidoreductase — translation MRAAKRGEFLGGLAASLTLASCAAPPPSLVPPRISLRPNRTDPRVVIVGAGAAGVTCAYRLHQAGFASKVFEANSRSGGRTWTLRGFFKDGQLTEHGGQLIASTHHYVRALAAELGLALTDLNALYPRDAVDTYFIGGQRYTHREAVHDYDAYVAGPLEQAAKAAGWPTSFRRHTHAGIELDRMSVDDWLDENVPGGAGSRIGTLLRLACLSEYGAEPRTQSALNLIFLFSGMRAGKLNLSGTGEDDKYTISGGNDQLVATMISKLPPRTVTLDHALEALASNSDGSYTCTFSTGGGSRSERADVVVLAIPFTVLRQVDLTKAGFSQRKLRAIAMLDLGSNAKVHLQFTSSYWFEQHYSGTAYADEAFQDAWDISIGQQGRAGMLVCFPGGAQGTRYSGPVHGRAPHAIAHEYLRSLDPALPGARAAFNGLAYQDFWIDDPFTRGAYSFYGVGQYTTLAGVERLPEGNVHFCGEQTSLNWQGYINGAVESGERAASEVARSANSQSRFASAI, via the coding sequence ATGCGGGCAGCGAAGCGCGGAGAGTTTCTCGGCGGGCTCGCGGCATCGCTCACGCTGGCGAGCTGTGCTGCGCCGCCGCCGTCGCTCGTGCCGCCGCGCATCTCGCTCCGGCCGAATCGGACCGATCCGCGGGTCGTGATCGTCGGCGCGGGCGCCGCGGGCGTCACCTGCGCCTACCGTCTGCATCAGGCCGGCTTTGCGAGCAAGGTATTCGAGGCCAACTCGCGCTCCGGGGGACGAACGTGGACGCTGCGCGGCTTCTTCAAAGACGGCCAACTCACCGAGCACGGCGGTCAGTTGATCGCATCGACGCATCATTACGTTCGCGCCTTGGCCGCGGAGCTGGGATTGGCGCTCACGGATCTCAACGCGCTCTATCCGCGCGACGCGGTCGACACCTATTTCATCGGAGGCCAACGCTACACGCACCGCGAGGCGGTACACGACTACGATGCCTACGTCGCCGGTCCGCTCGAGCAGGCGGCAAAGGCTGCGGGATGGCCGACGTCGTTCCGCCGCCACACGCACGCGGGGATCGAGCTCGATCGCATGAGCGTGGACGACTGGCTCGACGAGAACGTGCCCGGCGGCGCCGGCTCGAGGATCGGCACGCTCTTGCGCCTCGCCTGCCTCAGCGAGTACGGCGCCGAGCCGCGCACGCAAAGCGCGCTGAATCTGATCTTTCTCTTCTCCGGCATGCGCGCGGGCAAACTCAACCTCTCCGGTACCGGGGAGGACGATAAATACACGATCTCCGGCGGCAACGACCAGCTCGTCGCGACGATGATCTCGAAGCTGCCGCCGCGGACGGTGACGCTCGATCACGCGCTCGAGGCGCTCGCGAGCAACTCCGATGGCTCCTACACCTGCACGTTCTCGACCGGCGGCGGATCGCGGAGCGAGCGCGCCGACGTCGTCGTGCTTGCGATTCCGTTTACCGTGCTGCGGCAAGTGGATTTGACGAAAGCCGGATTCTCACAGCGCAAGCTTCGGGCGATTGCGATGCTCGATCTCGGTTCGAACGCGAAGGTGCATCTGCAGTTCACGTCGTCGTATTGGTTCGAGCAGCACTACAGCGGCACGGCGTATGCCGACGAAGCCTTTCAAGACGCGTGGGATATTAGCATCGGCCAGCAGGGGCGCGCGGGCATGCTCGTCTGCTTTCCCGGCGGCGCGCAAGGGACGCGCTATTCCGGTCCGGTGCACGGACGCGCGCCGCACGCAATCGCGCACGAGTACCTGCGCTCGCTCGACCCTGCGCTGCCCGGAGCGCGCGCGGCCTTCAACGGCCTTGCATATCAAGACTTCTGGATCGACGATCCCTTCACGCGCGGCGCGTACTCGTTCTACGGCGTCGGACAGTACACGACGCTGGCCGGCGTGGAGCGCCTGCCCGAAGGCAACGTCCACTTCTGCGGCGAGCAGACGTCGCTCAACTGGCAGGGCTATATCAACGGGGCGGTGGAGAGCGGCGAGCGCGCCGCGAGCGAGGTCGCCCGCTCGGCGAACTCGCAGAGCAGGTTCGCAAGCGCCATCTGA
- a CDS encoding TM0106 family RecB-like putative nuclease, which yields MQRVDGRFIYSASDLNDYLECKRLTDLEALVAYGLRPRGESEDPQAELLRRKGDEHEQAHLERLERLYEGVEKFERSESAVEAYATAERATLDAMQRGVPIIYQATFFDGRFLGHADFLRRVERPSRLGAYGYEVIDAKLGLHAKPKYLVQLCNYSEHLARLQGTMPEFAYVVLGNGEEKRFRLRDYMAYYRRLKERFLEFVNDPRLEGGGEPREYPYERAHCKNCDWNDSCEAQRRADDHVSLVARIRRDQIGKFEADGIGRITDLAAAPDDARPKGMNPETFAKLRRQARLQVRGRTDGRIYELVEHAPPLGFGQMPAPAEGDVFFDIEGDPLYEPGRGLEYLLGCWMPDEKERYRAFWGTSRADEKRAFEDLVDFIVERRTRYPAMHVYHYSSYEKSALRRLAQQHATREEAIDDLLRDEVFVDLFAVVRQTLVISEEHYGLKNVEGFYGIVRETGVKKGDQSIVMFERWLLDRDPRVLADIEEYNRDDCESTQRLRDWLLERRDEAAATFGIGFPPYEGKGRKREAPDDGEQERTDLERALLDGVLAPATEQEYAEMTPDRRAGYLLGNLLAYHRREAKPAWWAFFDRCENVDDLLEFDREALGGLTLREEYPPYKVDRSTAYTYAFPEQLHKIVPGKNVVDPRTGRSAGTILSIDEDRGLLVLKTRVSLDAARAIEELIPPGPLPNPAQRDAVARIADSFLAGRVRDEYPASFDLLTSADPRLTHGGARLQPAPVTAGAVTAAAERLDRSYLFVQGPPGSGKSTIGAQVICDLLARGKRIAVTSTSHKAIQNLLRKIEECAHDREMVFGGAYKEGGSDAYVSPFGFIAVETKNEPFYDDAYRLAGGTAFLFAREELDRSFDYLFVDEAGQVSLADALAVSTCAKNVVLLGDPSQLAQVSQGSQPLHVGDSVLEHLLGDEQTVQPHRGIFFDVTYRMRPEICAFISDSMYEGRLRAHKDTLEHRVAVYGEDFAGLYFVPVEHAGNSASSAEEADEIVAQIERLRAGSNLPDDEIIVVAPYNAQRRLIKRRLHDRGIGVEVGTVDKFQGQQASVVFYSMATSSGDDVPRNVEFLFERNRFNVAISRAKAASVLVCSPRLLDIACNTPDQMALANLLCEFAERATSLAARSPLSTAPLI from the coding sequence GTGCAGCGCGTAGACGGGCGGTTTATCTACTCGGCCAGCGATCTCAACGATTACCTCGAGTGTAAACGGCTCACCGATCTCGAGGCGCTCGTGGCGTACGGCCTGCGGCCGCGGGGCGAATCCGAGGATCCGCAGGCGGAGCTTCTGCGCCGCAAGGGAGACGAGCACGAGCAGGCGCACCTCGAGCGGCTCGAACGTCTCTACGAAGGCGTCGAAAAATTCGAACGCTCCGAGAGCGCCGTCGAAGCCTACGCGACGGCGGAGCGCGCAACGCTCGACGCGATGCAGCGCGGCGTCCCCATCATCTATCAAGCGACGTTCTTCGACGGCCGCTTCCTCGGCCACGCCGATTTCCTGCGGCGCGTTGAGAGACCGTCGAGGCTCGGCGCCTACGGCTACGAAGTCATCGATGCGAAACTCGGCCTTCACGCAAAGCCAAAGTATCTGGTGCAGCTCTGCAACTACAGCGAACACCTCGCCCGCCTGCAAGGGACGATGCCGGAGTTCGCCTACGTCGTCCTGGGCAACGGCGAAGAGAAACGGTTTCGCCTACGCGATTACATGGCATACTACCGTCGCTTGAAAGAGCGCTTCCTGGAGTTCGTCAACGATCCCCGACTCGAAGGCGGCGGGGAGCCGCGCGAGTATCCGTACGAACGCGCACACTGCAAGAACTGCGATTGGAACGATTCCTGCGAGGCCCAGCGCCGCGCGGACGACCACGTGAGCCTCGTCGCGCGAATTCGCCGGGATCAGATCGGCAAGTTCGAAGCGGACGGCATCGGGCGTATCACGGATCTCGCGGCGGCTCCGGACGACGCGCGTCCGAAGGGCATGAACCCGGAGACCTTCGCGAAGCTGCGCCGCCAGGCGCGCCTCCAGGTGCGCGGGCGAACGGACGGACGGATCTACGAGCTCGTCGAGCACGCGCCGCCGCTCGGCTTCGGTCAAATGCCGGCGCCGGCCGAGGGCGACGTCTTCTTCGATATCGAGGGCGACCCGCTCTACGAACCGGGACGAGGCCTCGAGTATCTTCTCGGCTGCTGGATGCCGGACGAGAAAGAGCGCTATCGGGCCTTCTGGGGAACGAGTCGCGCCGACGAAAAGCGGGCCTTCGAAGACCTCGTGGACTTCATCGTCGAGCGCCGCACGCGGTACCCGGCGATGCACGTCTATCACTATTCGAGTTACGAGAAGTCGGCGCTCCGACGGCTCGCGCAGCAGCACGCGACGCGCGAAGAGGCGATCGACGATCTGCTGCGCGACGAGGTCTTCGTCGATCTCTTTGCCGTCGTGCGCCAAACGCTCGTGATCTCGGAAGAGCATTACGGCCTGAAGAACGTCGAGGGGTTCTACGGCATCGTGCGAGAGACGGGCGTCAAGAAGGGCGATCAGTCGATCGTGATGTTCGAGCGATGGTTGCTCGATCGAGATCCGCGCGTTCTCGCCGACATCGAAGAGTACAATCGCGACGATTGCGAGTCGACGCAGCGGCTGCGCGACTGGCTCCTCGAGCGGCGCGACGAGGCCGCCGCCACGTTCGGCATCGGGTTTCCGCCGTACGAAGGGAAAGGGCGCAAGCGAGAAGCTCCGGATGACGGCGAGCAAGAACGGACGGATCTCGAACGCGCGCTGCTCGACGGCGTGCTCGCGCCGGCGACGGAGCAAGAGTATGCGGAGATGACGCCGGACCGGCGCGCCGGCTACCTGCTCGGCAACCTCCTCGCCTATCACCGCCGCGAGGCAAAGCCCGCGTGGTGGGCGTTCTTCGACCGCTGTGAGAACGTCGACGATCTGCTGGAGTTCGACCGAGAGGCGCTGGGCGGCTTGACGCTGCGCGAGGAGTATCCGCCGTACAAGGTGGATCGCAGCACGGCATACACGTACGCGTTCCCGGAGCAACTCCACAAGATTGTGCCCGGAAAGAACGTCGTCGATCCTCGCACCGGCCGCAGCGCGGGCACGATTCTCAGCATAGACGAAGACCGCGGCCTCCTCGTGCTCAAGACGAGGGTAAGCCTCGACGCGGCGCGCGCGATCGAGGAGCTGATTCCGCCGGGTCCGTTACCGAATCCGGCGCAGCGAGACGCCGTCGCGCGCATTGCGGATTCGTTTCTCGCGGGACGAGTGCGTGACGAATATCCGGCTTCGTTCGATCTCTTGACGAGCGCCGACCCTCGTCTGACGCACGGCGGAGCGCGGCTGCAGCCTGCTCCCGTCACCGCCGGGGCGGTGACCGCCGCGGCGGAGCGCCTCGATCGCAGCTACCTCTTCGTGCAAGGGCCGCCCGGAAGCGGGAAGAGCACGATCGGCGCGCAGGTTATCTGCGATCTGCTCGCTCGCGGGAAGCGGATCGCGGTTACGAGCACGAGCCATAAGGCGATACAGAACCTGTTGCGCAAGATCGAAGAATGCGCGCACGATCGCGAGATGGTCTTCGGCGGCGCCTACAAAGAGGGCGGATCGGACGCGTACGTCTCGCCCTTCGGCTTCATCGCCGTCGAGACGAAGAACGAGCCGTTCTACGACGATGCGTATCGGCTTGCGGGCGGAACGGCATTTCTCTTCGCGCGCGAGGAGCTCGATCGATCCTTCGACTACCTGTTCGTCGACGAAGCGGGGCAGGTCTCGCTCGCGGATGCCCTCGCCGTCTCGACGTGCGCGAAGAACGTCGTGCTGCTCGGCGATCCGTCACAGCTGGCGCAGGTTAGCCAGGGGAGTCAGCCGCTCCACGTCGGCGATTCCGTGCTGGAGCACCTGCTCGGCGACGAACAGACGGTGCAGCCTCATCGCGGCATTTTCTTCGACGTCACCTACCGCATGCGGCCGGAGATCTGCGCCTTCATCTCCGATTCGATGTACGAGGGCCGTCTCCGCGCGCATAAAGATACGCTCGAGCATCGCGTCGCGGTGTACGGCGAAGATTTCGCGGGGCTCTACTTCGTCCCGGTCGAACACGCCGGCAACTCCGCGAGCTCCGCCGAAGAGGCCGACGAGATCGTCGCGCAGATCGAGCGTTTGAGAGCCGGGTCGAATCTTCCCGATGACGAGATCATCGTCGTCGCGCCGTACAACGCGCAGCGCCGCCTCATCAAGAGGAGGCTCCACGATCGAGGGATCGGCGTCGAGGTCGGGACGGTGGACAAGTTCCAGGGGCAGCAGGCCTCGGTCGTCTTCTACTCGATGGCGACTTCGAGCGGCGACGACGTGCCGCGCAACGTGGAGTTCCTCTTCGAGCGCAACCGCTTTAACGTCGCGATCTCCCGGGCGAAAGCGGCGAGCGTGCTCGTCTGCAGCCCACGGCTGCTCGACATCGCTTGCAACACGCCCGATCAGATGGCGCTTGCGAACCTGCTCTGCGAGTTCGCCGAGCGGGCGACCTCGCTCGCGGCGCGCTCGCCGCTCTCCACCGCCCCGTTGATATAG
- a CDS encoding multicopper oxidase domain-containing protein codes for MIRRRLGIIIVCAWLVACGDRVSGPVNSLPQFAAAPSLQQAGGGNDLPEPPVVRAVGGVARVALIVNENRSTGQPEFEFDRMRAVAPTIELNPGETLIVDLRNDLPKEPPPDATGPSPDASVMRDDVNLHFHGLGVSPQAPGDDVLTTLVRPGHRTRYVVHIPKNQEPGLYWYHPHVHGEANFQAGESGMSGAIVINGLEHHLPGLAKMKQRLIIVRAMGESGDADPMMDGMAPMHGNTNPCTSKDGLTVTLNGAHQPDISIAAGEKQFFRVVNATGHKTLRLNMDGGSGFQIIAIDGFALDTYHGTPPTLTESTITIPPAARAEFVVTGPASGHAKLRTLCYDSGPNGDADPYLYLAHIVAPKSRMGGDFSKAPLTVGSPLPDNVYTEALPAPSAKRLVVFSENNKPHFFINGKSFSLRAPPMFVVHTGTVEEWTVENLTQEIHDFHIHQIHFAVESVNGVKVAHPHWADSVIIPHRSEGPKGSPGKVVMLMDFRDPVIRGEFVFHCHILDHEDQGMMAKIEAL; via the coding sequence ATGATACGACGACGCCTCGGAATTATAATCGTCTGCGCTTGGCTCGTTGCCTGCGGCGACAGAGTAAGCGGGCCGGTCAATTCGTTGCCGCAATTCGCTGCGGCGCCGTCTCTGCAGCAGGCGGGCGGCGGCAACGACCTTCCCGAGCCGCCGGTCGTGCGCGCGGTCGGCGGCGTCGCGCGCGTCGCGCTGATCGTCAACGAGAATCGCTCCACCGGCCAGCCCGAGTTCGAGTTCGATCGCATGCGCGCGGTCGCTCCGACGATCGAACTCAATCCGGGCGAGACGCTGATCGTCGATCTGCGCAACGATTTACCGAAGGAGCCGCCGCCGGATGCTACCGGGCCTTCGCCGGACGCCTCGGTCATGCGCGACGACGTAAACCTCCACTTCCACGGACTCGGCGTCTCCCCGCAAGCGCCGGGCGACGACGTGCTCACGACGCTCGTGCGGCCCGGCCATCGCACGCGCTACGTCGTCCACATTCCGAAGAACCAAGAGCCGGGGCTCTACTGGTACCACCCGCACGTCCACGGAGAGGCGAACTTCCAGGCGGGCGAGAGCGGGATGTCGGGCGCGATCGTCATCAACGGACTCGAGCACCACTTGCCGGGCCTTGCGAAGATGAAGCAGCGCCTGATCATCGTGCGCGCGATGGGCGAGAGCGGCGACGCCGATCCGATGATGGACGGGATGGCGCCGATGCACGGCAACACGAACCCCTGCACCTCGAAAGACGGCTTGACGGTGACCCTCAACGGCGCGCACCAGCCCGACATCTCGATCGCGGCGGGCGAGAAACAGTTCTTCCGGGTCGTCAACGCAACCGGCCACAAGACGCTGCGCCTCAACATGGACGGCGGCTCCGGATTTCAGATCATCGCCATCGACGGCTTCGCGCTCGACACGTACCACGGCACGCCGCCGACGCTGACGGAATCCACGATCACGATCCCGCCGGCCGCGCGGGCAGAGTTCGTCGTGACCGGTCCTGCGAGCGGCCACGCGAAGCTCCGCACGCTCTGCTACGACAGCGGCCCCAACGGCGACGCCGATCCCTACCTCTACCTCGCGCATATCGTTGCGCCGAAGAGCCGGATGGGCGGCGACTTCTCGAAGGCCCCGCTAACCGTCGGCTCGCCGCTGCCGGATAACGTTTATACGGAAGCCCTGCCGGCGCCGTCGGCGAAGCGGCTGGTCGTCTTCAGCGAGAACAACAAGCCGCACTTCTTCATCAACGGCAAGAGTTTCTCGTTGCGCGCGCCGCCGATGTTCGTCGTGCACACCGGCACGGTCGAGGAGTGGACGGTGGAGAATCTCACGCAAGAGATTCACGATTTCCACATCCACCAGATTCATTTCGCCGTTGAGAGCGTTAACGGCGTCAAGGTCGCGCATCCGCACTGGGCCGACAGCGTGATCATCCCGCACCGCTCCGAGGGTCCGAAGGGCTCGCCCGGTAAGGTCGTGATGCTCATGGACTTCCGCGATCCGGTCATCCGCGGCGAGTTCGTCTTCCACTGTCACATCCTCGACCACGAGGACCAAGGGATGATGGCGAAAATAGAGGCGCTATGA
- a CDS encoding transcriptional repressor — protein MAGVNSARAPRKPSLPKNYRLIFDIIGASGIGRHLTPSEIYGKALKRQPGIGFSTVYRGLERLVALGLISELRVPGADSAAYEPAGPRHAHFRCTACGEIEDVAYAIPSRTIRALAEQHGVRIESERVTFEGCCAACSA, from the coding sequence ATGGCCGGCGTCAATAGCGCGCGAGCCCCGCGAAAGCCGTCGCTTCCGAAGAACTACCGGCTGATCTTCGACATCATCGGCGCGAGCGGAATCGGCCGCCATCTCACGCCCTCGGAAATCTACGGAAAGGCGCTCAAACGGCAGCCCGGGATTGGGTTCTCGACCGTCTATCGCGGCCTCGAGCGCCTCGTCGCTCTCGGCCTCATCTCCGAGCTGCGCGTCCCCGGCGCCGACTCGGCCGCTTACGAGCCGGCGGGCCCGCGGCACGCGCACTTCCGCTGCACGGCGTGCGGCGAGATCGAAGACGTCGCCTACGCGATTCCATCGCGCACCATCCGGGCGCTCGCCGAACAGCACGGCGTGCGCATCGAAAGCGAACGCGTGACGTTCGAGGGATGCTGCGCCGCCTGCAGCGCCTGA